A section of the Streptomyces sp. SLBN-118 genome encodes:
- a CDS encoding S28 family serine protease encodes MRKALRWLLSLVVLIGTMSAAGATASAATAAEPTAGTDIKDRILAIEGMSLIEEKPYPGYRYFVLNYTQPVDHRHPDKGTFKQRITLLHKDTSRPTVFFTSGYNVSTTPRRSEPTAIIDGNQVSLEYRFFTPSRPDPANWSKLDIWQAASDQHRVFTALKKIYTKKWLATGASKGGMTATYFERYYPRDMDGVVAYVAPNDVVNKEDSAYDRFFEKVGTKECRDKLNAVQREALVRREPLEAKYQAYATAEGYTFKTVGSLDKAYEAVVLDYVWAFWQYSLLADCGSIPVAATAGDQEIYDSIDAISGFSAYTDQGLETYTPYYYQAGTELGSPDIKQPHLSGLTRYGYQPPRNFVPRDIPMRFKPWVMRDVDTWVRHNANQMLFVYGENDPWGSEQFRPGSGTRDSHVYVAPGANHGANVARLVPDQKAAATAAILKWAGVAPAAVQQDEAKAKPLTTYDAKLDKRDIEREPALRP; translated from the coding sequence ATGCGCAAGGCGCTCAGATGGCTGCTGTCGCTCGTGGTGCTCATTGGCACCATGAGTGCGGCCGGTGCGACGGCGAGTGCGGCTACCGCCGCGGAGCCGACAGCCGGGACGGACATCAAGGACCGGATCCTCGCGATCGAGGGCATGAGTCTCATCGAGGAGAAGCCGTACCCGGGTTACCGGTACTTCGTCCTCAACTACACGCAGCCGGTCGATCACCGGCACCCCGACAAGGGCACGTTCAAGCAGCGGATCACCCTGCTGCACAAGGACACCAGCCGCCCCACCGTCTTCTTCACCTCCGGCTACAACGTGAGCACCACGCCACGCCGCAGTGAGCCGACGGCGATCATCGACGGCAACCAGGTCTCCCTGGAGTATCGGTTCTTCACCCCGTCCAGGCCCGACCCGGCGAACTGGTCGAAGCTGGACATCTGGCAGGCCGCCAGCGACCAGCACCGGGTCTTCACGGCGCTGAAGAAGATCTACACCAAGAAGTGGCTCGCCACCGGCGCCTCCAAGGGCGGCATGACGGCCACCTACTTCGAGCGCTACTACCCGCGGGACATGGACGGCGTCGTCGCGTACGTCGCGCCCAACGACGTGGTGAACAAGGAGGACTCGGCCTACGACCGGTTCTTCGAGAAGGTCGGCACCAAGGAGTGCCGCGACAAGCTGAACGCGGTCCAGCGCGAGGCCCTGGTGCGGCGCGAGCCGCTGGAGGCCAAGTACCAGGCGTACGCGACCGCCGAGGGTTACACCTTCAAGACCGTCGGCAGCCTCGACAAGGCGTACGAGGCGGTCGTCCTCGACTATGTCTGGGCCTTCTGGCAGTACAGCCTGCTGGCCGACTGCGGATCGATCCCGGTCGCCGCGACCGCCGGCGACCAGGAGATCTACGACAGCATCGACGCGATCTCCGGCTTCTCCGCCTACACCGACCAGGGCCTGGAGACGTACACCCCGTACTACTACCAGGCAGGCACCGAGCTGGGCTCGCCCGACATCAAGCAGCCGCACCTCAGTGGCCTGACCCGGTACGGGTACCAGCCGCCTCGGAACTTCGTGCCGCGTGACATCCCGATGCGCTTCAAGCCGTGGGTCATGCGCGACGTGGACACCTGGGTGCGGCACAACGCCAACCAGATGCTGTTCGTCTACGGCGAGAACGACCCGTGGGGCTCGGAGCAGTTCCGGCCGGGCAGCGGCACCCGCGACAGCCATGTGTACGTCGCTCCGGGTGCCAACCACGGCGCCAACGTGGCCCGTCTGGTGCCCGACCAGAAGGCGGCCGCCACTGCCGCGATCCTGAAGTGGGCGGGCGTCGCCCCGGCCGCCGTCCAGCAGGACGAGGCGAAGGCGAAGCCGCTGACCACGTACGACGCGAAGCTCGACAAGCGCGACATCGAGCGGGAACCGGCCCTGCGGCCGTAA
- a CDS encoding glycoside hydrolase family 3 protein, with protein sequence MHDRSLTRRTLLTATAATAVAAGAVVGASPALALPSHRDRLKRLISRMSLEEKVGQLFVMRVYGHSATTPDQADMELNLKEMGVRSAAELVAAYHVGGIIYFSWAHNTRDPYQIADLSNGIQRAGLAQSTPVPLLISTDQEHGIVARVGRPATLMPGAMALGAGGSRSAARTAGRIAGAELAAMGIRQNYAPVADVNVNPANPVIGVRSFGADPDAVAGLVAAQVKGYQSAGIAATSKHFPGHGDTTVDSHTGIPVITHTRAQWEETDAPPFRAAIAAGIDSIMTAHIQFPALDPSNDPATLSRPILTGILREELGYDGVVVTDALNMQGVRDKYGDSRVPVLALKAGVDQLLNPPDLAVAWNGVLNAVKSGELTVARLDESILRILLLKEKLGLFRDPFVSRRDVERTVGARAHLAAADRIAEGTTTLLVNEDGLLPLDRRSRRSLLVVGADPASPTGTTGPPTSVLAQALTELGFAATALSTGITPTAAKIEEAALAVGGKDAVIVCTYNVTAASPQRTLVARLAATGVPVVAVAIRNPYDVAQLTGVGAALATYCWTDVELRAAARVIAGHADPEGKLPVPVQRADDPLQVLYPIGYGLSYD encoded by the coding sequence ATGCACGACCGGAGCCTCACCCGACGCACCCTCCTCACCGCGACCGCCGCGACCGCTGTGGCGGCGGGCGCCGTCGTCGGCGCCTCCCCCGCACTCGCCCTCCCCTCGCACCGCGACCGCCTCAAGCGGCTGATCTCCCGGATGAGCCTGGAGGAGAAGGTCGGCCAGCTCTTCGTGATGCGGGTGTACGGGCACTCCGCGACCACCCCCGACCAGGCCGACATGGAGCTGAACCTCAAGGAGATGGGCGTCCGCTCGGCCGCGGAGCTGGTCGCGGCGTACCACGTCGGCGGCATCATCTACTTCTCCTGGGCGCACAACACCCGTGACCCGTACCAGATCGCCGACCTGTCCAACGGCATCCAGCGAGCCGGACTCGCGCAGTCCACTCCCGTACCGCTGCTGATCTCCACCGACCAGGAGCACGGCATCGTGGCCCGCGTGGGCAGACCCGCCACCCTGATGCCGGGTGCGATGGCCCTGGGCGCGGGCGGCTCCCGTTCCGCCGCCCGTACGGCGGGGCGGATCGCCGGGGCCGAGCTGGCCGCGATGGGTATCCGCCAGAACTACGCCCCCGTTGCCGACGTCAACGTCAATCCCGCCAACCCGGTCATCGGCGTCCGCTCCTTCGGTGCCGACCCCGATGCGGTGGCCGGCCTGGTCGCCGCTCAGGTGAAGGGCTATCAGAGCGCGGGCATCGCCGCGACGTCGAAGCACTTCCCGGGGCACGGCGACACCACCGTCGACAGTCACACGGGCATCCCCGTCATCACCCACACCCGCGCGCAGTGGGAGGAGACCGACGCCCCGCCGTTCCGGGCGGCGATCGCCGCCGGGATCGACTCGATCATGACGGCGCACATCCAGTTCCCCGCGCTGGACCCGAGCAACGACCCGGCCACGCTCTCACGCCCCATCCTCACCGGCATCCTGCGCGAGGAACTGGGTTACGACGGTGTGGTGGTCACCGACGCGCTCAATATGCAGGGCGTGCGCGACAAGTACGGCGACAGCAGGGTGCCGGTGCTCGCGCTGAAGGCGGGCGTGGACCAGCTGCTCAACCCGCCGGACCTGGCCGTCGCCTGGAACGGCGTCCTCAATGCGGTCAAGAGCGGCGAGCTCACCGTGGCCCGCCTCGACGAATCGATCCTGCGCATCCTGCTCCTGAAGGAGAAACTGGGCCTGTTCCGCGACCCGTTCGTCTCCCGGCGCGACGTGGAGCGCACCGTCGGCGCCCGCGCGCATCTCGCGGCGGCCGACCGGATCGCCGAGGGGACCACGACCCTGCTGGTCAACGAGGACGGGCTGCTGCCGCTGGACAGGCGCAGCCGGCGCAGTCTCCTGGTGGTCGGGGCCGATCCGGCCTCGCCCACCGGGACGACCGGCCCGCCGACCTCCGTACTGGCGCAGGCGCTGACCGAACTGGGCTTCGCCGCGACCGCATTGTCCACCGGGATCACGCCGACGGCCGCGAAGATCGAAGAGGCGGCCCTGGCGGTGGGCGGCAAGGACGCGGTGATCGTCTGCACCTACAACGTCACGGCGGCGAGCCCGCAGCGGACGCTGGTGGCCCGGCTCGCCGCGACCGGTGTGCCCGTGGTCGCCGTCGCCATCCGCAATCCGTACGACGTCGCCCAGCTCACCGGCGTAGGGGCGGCACTCGCCACGTACTGCTGGACCGATGTCGAACTGCGCGCGGCGGCCCGGGTGATCGCGGGCCACGCCGACCCGGAGGGGAAGCTTCCGGTGCCGGTGCAGCGCGCGGACGATCCGCTTCAGGTGCTGTATCCCATCGGCTACGGCCTGTCGTACGACTGA